The segment TAAAAATCGTAAAGTTTATATTTATCGTCCTCAAAAGAATGTTCAATGCTTGGATAATCCCATAACAGTTAGTGGTCATCCAATTTTAGCAAATTTTACTTTAAAAATGCAAAGAATTTGGTAGTTTTAATTGCCACTTTAATCGATTTTCCAACGACTAGCAATAGGCATTCTCCAACCCGTTCCAAAGGCTCGATCAGTAACTTTTAATCCTGGGGGAGCTTGTTTTCGTTTAAATTCAGCACGAATAACTAATTTTAAAATCTTATTAATCACGGCTAAATCAAACCCTGCATCATGAATTTGACTGACTGATTGATGACGATGAATTAAGCGATCTAAAATCTCATCTAAGATATCATAGGGAGGTAAGGAATCTTGATCGACTTGATTGGGTTTTAATTCGGCACTAGGGGGTTTAATTAAAACATTATGGGGAATCACCTCTGTGTGACGATTTAGCCACTGACAAAGCGAAAATACACGGGTTTTAGGAACATCTGAAATAACCGCTAATCCCCCATTCATATCCCCGTATAAGGTACAATATCCCACAGCCATTTCTGACTTATTCCCTGTGGATAATAAGAGATAGCCAAATTTATTAGCGATCGCCATTAATAAATTACCCCGAATACGAGATTGCAGGTTCTCTTCTGCGATACCAAATTCTGTCCCTAAAAATAAGGGGTGTAATAAAGTATCGTAGGAGTTCATAACATCTTCAATGGGGAATTTATAACTATTAATTCCTAAATTTTTAACCAAAGCTTCTGCATCCGTAATAGAATGTTCAGAACTAAAAGGAGATGGCATTAATAATCCCAAAACATTATCTTTTCCTAATGCTTCTGTTGCAATGGCAGCAACTAGAGACGAATCAATTCCCCCACTTAACCCTAAAACGGCTTTAGAGAAACCGCATTTTTTAGCATAATCTTTTAATCCTAAAACTAAAGCCAACCAAATTTCTTCCTCTTCTATTGTAGTATGATCATTCAAACTTGATGAACAAAAATCTTTTGCTTTTAAATCAAAGTCAACTACCTGAATATTTTCCTCAAACCCTTTTAATCTTAACGCAATTTTACCCTGACGATTAACCACGAAACTATTACCATCAAAAATGAGATCATCATTGCCTCCAATTTGATTAGTATAAACAATCGGAATTTGATAGCGTTGACTGCTATATTTAATCATTTTTTCTCGTATTTTTTGCTTACCTACAGTATAAGGAGAAGCGGACAAATTAACGATTAAATCAACCCCAAAGTCAATTAAATCTGCTAGGGGATTGTGTTCATAATATTTTTGTCCCCAAAATTCTTGATCGTTCCATAAATCCTCACAGATAGTTACCCCAATTTTTAATATTTCTGATGATTCAAAATCAGTTAATTGGAAATAATTACTTTGTCTTCCTGGTTCAAAATAACGTGCCTCATCAAAGACATCGTAATTTGGTAAAAGTCGTTTATGAAAAATTTGCTTAATTTGACCATTTTCTAGCCAAGCAACACTGTTAAAAAGCGGCTTTTCTCCCTTGATATAAGCATCAGTATTTGCTGTAACTGTTCCTACTAAAACAGCTAATTGAGGTGGTATTTTTTTGGACAGTTGTTCTAACTCAAGTGACAGGGATTTAACGAAACTAGGATTGAGCAATAAATCACGGGGAGGATAGCCACATAACGATAATT is part of the Rippkaea orientalis PCC 8801 genome and harbors:
- a CDS encoding NAD+ synthase is translated as MKIAIAQLNPIIGDLANNAQKINDAAQFAASQNARLLLTPELSLCGYPPRDLLLNPSFVKSLSLELEQLSKKIPPQLAVLVGTVTANTDAYIKGEKPLFNSVAWLENGQIKQIFHKRLLPNYDVFDEARYFEPGRQSNYFQLTDFESSEILKIGVTICEDLWNDQEFWGQKYYEHNPLADLIDFGVDLIVNLSASPYTVGKQKIREKMIKYSSQRYQIPIVYTNQIGGNDDLIFDGNSFVVNRQGKIALRLKGFEENIQVVDFDLKAKDFCSSSLNDHTTIEEEEIWLALVLGLKDYAKKCGFSKAVLGLSGGIDSSLVAAIATEALGKDNVLGLLMPSPFSSEHSITDAEALVKNLGINSYKFPIEDVMNSYDTLLHPLFLGTEFGIAEENLQSRIRGNLLMAIANKFGYLLLSTGNKSEMAVGYCTLYGDMNGGLAVISDVPKTRVFSLCQWLNRHTEVIPHNVLIKPPSAELKPNQVDQDSLPPYDILDEILDRLIHRHQSVSQIHDAGFDLAVINKILKLVIRAEFKRKQAPPGLKVTDRAFGTGWRMPIASRWKID